In Lysobacter lycopersici, a genomic segment contains:
- a CDS encoding COG3650 family protein, whose protein sequence is MKTHRFAIAIAIALLALAACATSESPASTDAPMAKRPAGQENVPLLAWRAFGTEPFWNVRVDGDTLVFTTPDEQSGRTLNGTYALQRDGSVYYTGTDGAIAFNLHIAKGECSDGMSDNVYELIAEFRYGVMDYKGCAEAAK, encoded by the coding sequence ATGAAAACGCATCGCTTCGCCATCGCCATCGCCATCGCACTCCTCGCGCTCGCGGCCTGCGCCACGTCGGAATCGCCGGCATCGACCGATGCGCCGATGGCCAAGCGTCCGGCCGGGCAGGAAAACGTGCCGCTGCTGGCGTGGCGCGCGTTCGGTACCGAGCCGTTCTGGAACGTGCGCGTGGACGGCGACACGCTGGTGTTCACCACGCCGGACGAGCAGTCCGGGCGCACGCTCAATGGCACCTATGCACTGCAACGGGACGGTAGCGTTTATTACACGGGTACCGACGGCGCCATCGCCTTCAATCTCCACATCGCCAAGGGCGAATGCAGCGACGGCATGTCCGACAACGTATACGAGCTGATTGCGGAGTTCCGCTACGGCGTCATGGACTACAAGGGTTGCGCCGAAGCGGCGAAGTGA
- a CDS encoding ferritin-like domain-containing protein: MTAVASLFDAARACLDAALPEAKLERTFEAASAFAHGELAIPDDAPAPEPIRMPGRPVKPKLVHPRELPRRGFGSDEGRAAFIHAVAHIEFNAIDLAWDAVYRFRGMPGAYYADWVSVANDEARHFAMLRKRLNDFGHDYGDFDAHNGLWEMAEKTAHDGLARMALVPRVLEARGLDVTPGMIVKLRALGDEATATILDIILREEVAHVAAGSRWYRWHCERAGVDPRMRFRELLREHAGGVLHGPFNTEARLAAGFDADELESLLAEAD, encoded by the coding sequence CTGCCGTGGCGTCGCTGTTCGACGCCGCGCGCGCCTGCCTCGACGCGGCATTGCCCGAGGCCAAGCTCGAACGCACGTTCGAAGCGGCCTCCGCGTTCGCGCACGGCGAACTCGCGATTCCCGACGATGCGCCCGCGCCGGAACCGATCCGCATGCCCGGGCGTCCCGTGAAGCCGAAACTCGTGCATCCGCGCGAACTTCCGCGCCGCGGTTTCGGCAGCGACGAGGGCCGCGCGGCGTTCATCCACGCGGTGGCGCACATCGAATTCAACGCCATCGACCTCGCCTGGGATGCGGTCTATCGCTTCCGCGGCATGCCCGGTGCGTACTACGCCGATTGGGTGTCCGTCGCGAACGACGAAGCCCGGCATTTCGCGATGTTGCGCAAGCGACTGAACGATTTCGGCCACGATTACGGCGATTTCGATGCGCACAACGGCCTGTGGGAAATGGCCGAGAAGACCGCGCACGACGGCCTGGCACGCATGGCCTTGGTGCCGCGCGTGCTCGAGGCGCGCGGGCTGGACGTGACGCCGGGTATGATCGTGAAACTGCGCGCGCTCGGCGACGAGGCGACCGCCACCATCCTAGACATCATCCTGCGCGAGGAAGTGGCGCACGTCGCCGCGGGTTCGCGCTGGTACCGCTGGCATTGCGAACGCGCCGGCGTCGATCCACGCATGCGCTTCCGCGAGCTGTTGCGCGAACACGCCGGTGGCGTGCTGCACGGGCCGTTCAATACCGAAGCGCGCTTGGCCGCGGGTTTCGACGCGGACGAACTGGAAAGCCTGCTGGCCGAGGCCGATTGA